In the Arachis ipaensis cultivar K30076 chromosome B10, Araip1.1, whole genome shotgun sequence genome, one interval contains:
- the LOC107622624 gene encoding 5-oxoprolinase — translation MGSCNEGKIRFCIDRGGTFTDIYAEIPGQANGKVLKLLSVDPANYDDAPVEGIRRILEEYTGERIPRNLKIPTDKIEWIRMGTTVATNALLERKGERIALCVTRGFRDLLYIGKQTRPNIFDLTVTKPSNLYEEVVEIDERIELIHEKEEEYTKQSYSANLVKGISGDLVRVVNQPKEEELKPLLKGLLEKGINSLAVVFMHSYTYPQHEVIVGKLAESLGFRHVSLSSALSPMVRAVPRGLTATVDAYLSPVIKEYLSGFITKFDETHGKVNVLFMQSDGGLAPENRFSGHKAVLSGPAGGVVGYSQTLFGIETSKPLIGFDMGGTSTDVSRYAGQYEQVLETQIAGVIIQATQLDINTVAAGGGSKLKFQFGTFRVGPESVGAQPGPVCYRKGGELAVTDANLILGYIIPDHFPCIFGPKEDQPLDINTTREEFRKLAKQVNSYRRNQDPDATDMTIEEIAQGFVDVANETMCRPIRQLTEMKGHETRNHALACFGGAGPQHACAIARALGMNEILIHKFCGILSAYGMGLADVVEEVQEPYSAVYGSDSLLEVSQRESLLIKEVKQKLKEQGFKEDNIVTQTYLNLRYEGTDTSIMVKQEFEGGNASDYAAEFSKQFRHEYGFDLQNRNILISDVRVRGIGVTNILKPQPQAPASGNPEIEGNYPVYFGSWHDSPLYKLENLGYGHVILGPAIIMNGNSTVIVEPNCRATITKYGNIKIEIEAPLSTAKVAEKAADVVQLSIFNHRFMGIAEQMGRTLQRTSISTNIKERLDFSCALFGPDGGLVANAPHIPAHLGAMSTTVSWHLKYWGENLNEGDVLLTNHPCAGGSHLPDMTVITPIFHNGKLVFFVANRGHHAEIGGITPGSMPPLSKFIWEEGATIFAFKLVEKGIFQEEGIVKLLQFPSADEAPYKIPGTRRIQDNLSDLRAQIAANQRGINLVGELIEQYGLETVQDYMNYVRLNAEEAVREMLKSIVPRIKSQTAIPGGENSNILTVEEEDYMDDGSVIHLKLTIDSDKGEAVFDFSGTSEEVYGNWNAPKAVAAAAVIYSLRCLVDADIPLNQGCLAPVKIHIPPGSFLSPSDKAAVVSGNVLTSQRLTDVILTAFQACACSQGCMSNLTFGDDTFGYYETIGGGAGAGPTWDGTSGVHVHMTNSQITDVEILEQRYAVIVHKFGIRENSGGDGYHKGGNGIVREIEFKCPVTLSILSERRVHAPRGLKGGKNGARGANFLIRKDNRKIYIGGKNTVQAQAGDIIQILTPGGGGWGFPK, via the coding sequence ATGGGAAGTTGCAATGAGGGAAAAATAAGGTTCTGCATTGACAGAGGTGGCACCTTCACTGATATTTATGCTGAAATTCCTGGACAAGCCAATGGCAAAGTGCTAAAACTTCTCTCAGTTGATCCAGCCAACTATGATGATGCTCCGGTTGAAGGAATTAGGAGGATCCTTGAAGAATACACCGGGGAAAGAATTCCTCGAAACTTGAAAATTCCTACTGATAAGATAGAGTGGATTCGGATGGGGACAACTGTGGCAACAAATGCACTTTTAGAGAGAAAAGGAGAAAGAATTGCTCTGTGTGTGACTCGTGGCTTTCGCGACCTTCTTTACATTGGCAAGCAGACTCGTCCTAACATATTCGACCTTACTGTCACAAAACCATCAAATCTTTATGAGGAGGTGGTAGAGATAGATGAAAGAATTGAGCTGATCCATGAGAAGGAGGAAGAATACACAAAGCAGTCTTATTCTGCAAATTTAGTTAAGGGAATTTCAGGTGATCTTGTTAGAGTTGTGAATCAGCCTAAGGAAGAAGAACTGAAACCTTTGTTGAAAGGCTTGTTGGAGAAAGGGATAAACAGTTTGGCTGTTGTGTTTATGCATTCCTAcacttatcctcaacatgaagtGATTGTTGGTAAGCTGGCTGAGAGCCTCGGATTCAGACATGTTTCTTTGTCATCGGCTTTGAGTCCGATGGTTCGAGCAGTTCCTAGAGGCCTAACAGCTACTGTGGATGCTTATTTGAGTCCAGTCATTAAAGAGTACTTGTCAGGGTTCATAACTAAATTTGATGAGACTCATGGGAAGGTGAATGTTCTGTTTATGCAATCAGATGGAGGGCTAGCACCAGAAAATCGATTCTCTGGTCACAAAGCAGTTCTATCTGGCCCTGCGGGTGGCGTTGTTGGTTACTCCCAAACACTTTTTGGGATTGAAACAAGCAAGCCCTTGATTGGATTTGATATGGGAGGCACTTCTACTGATGTGAGCCGTTACGCTGGACAATATGAACAGGTTCTTGAAACTCAGATTGCTGGAGTTATAATACAAGCAACTCAACTTGACATAAACACTGTCGCTGCTGGTGGTGGATCTAAGTTGAAGTTTCAGTTTGGTACTTTTCGCGTAGGGCCAGAATCCGTTGGTGCTCAACCTGGTCCTGTTTGCTATAGGAAGGGTGGAGAATTGGCAGTTACAGATGCCAATTTGATCTTAGGATATATTATCCCTGATCATTTTCCTTGCATTTTTGGTCCAAAAGAGGATCAGCCTCTAGACATCAATACAACTAGAGAGGAATTTCGGAAGCTTGCCAAACAAGTAAATTCCTACAGAAGAAACCAGGATCCAGATGCAACAGACATGACTATTGAAGAGATTGCACAAGGATTTGTGGACGTTGCGAATGAAACAATGTGTCGTCCAATACGGCAATTGACTGAGATGAAAGGCCATGAGACAAGGAACCATGCTCTTGCTTGCTTCGGTGGTGCTGGACCCCAGCATGCTTGTGCCATTGCCAGGGCACTGGGCATGAATGAGATACTTATTCACAAGTTTTGTGGGATCTTAAGTGCATATGGAATGGGACTAGCTGATGTTGTTGAAGAGGTACAAGAGCCATATTCTGCTGTATATGGTTCTGATTCTCTCCTTGAAGTGTCCCAAAGAGAATCCTTGCTGATAAAAGAGGTAAAGCAGAAGTTGAAAGAACAAGGATTCAAGGAGGATAACATAGTGACACAAACATATTTGAATTTGAGGTACGAAGGGACAGACACCTCAATCATGGTTAAACAAGAATTTGAAGGTGGAAATGCAAGTGACTATGCTGCAGAATTTTCGAAGCAGTTCAGGCACGAGTATGGATTTGATCTACAGAACAGGAATATCCTCATCTCTGATGTTAGAGTCCGCGGGATAGGAGTTACTAACATATTGAAGCCACAGCCTCAGGCACCTGCTTCTGGAAATCCTGAAATTGAAGGTAATTACCCGGTTTACTTTGGAAGCTGGCATGATTCACCTCTCTACAAACTTGAAAATCTTGGCTATGGACATGTTATTCTAGGACCTGCAATCATCATGAATGGAAATAGTACAGTCATAGTAGAACCAAACTGCAGAGCTACAATTACCAAATATGGTAAcatcaaaattgaaattgaagCCCCTCTAAGCACTGCAAAAGTGGCAGAGAAAGCTGCAGATGTAGTTCAACTCTCAATTTTCAATCATAGATTCATGGGAATAGCTGAGCAGATGGGAAGAACACTGCAAAGAACTTCCATATCAACAAATATAAAGGAAAGATTGGATTTCTCTTGTGCCCTTTTTGGACCTGATGGAGGACTAGTTGCCAATGCTCCTCATATACCTGCACATCTCGGAGCTATGTCCACAACAGTTAGTTGGCATCTAAAGTACTGGGGCGAAAATTTGAATGAAGGAGACGTGTTGCTGACCAACCATCCCTGTGCTGGAGGTAGCCATCTCCCTGACATGACTGTGATCACACCTATTTTCCACAATGGGAAGCTTGTGTTCTTTGTGGCGAATAGAGGGCATCATGCAGAAATTGGGGGCATCACTCCTGGCAGCATGCCTCCTTTGTCAAAGTTTATATGGGAAGAAGGTGCTACAATCTTCGCATTCAAGCTTGTGGAAAAAGGAAttttccaagaagaaggaattgTTAAGCTACTCCAGTTCCCGTCGGCTGATGAAGCGCCATATAAGATCCCTGGAACTCGCAGGATTCAAGACAACTTATCCGATCTAAGAGCGCAGATAGCTGCAAACCAAAGAGGAATAAACCTTGTTGGCGAGCTTATTGAGCAGTATGGTCTTGAGACTGTTCAAGATTACATGAATTATGTAAGACTCAATGCAGAAGAGGCAGTGAGGGAAATGCTCAAGTCAATTGTCCCTAGAATTAAGTCTCAGACAGCCATACCTGGTGGTGAGAATAGTAATATTCTGACAGTTGAAGAAGAGGACTACATGGATGATGGTTCTGTTATTCATTTGAAACTTACCATTGATTCTGATAAAGGAGAAGCAGTTTTTGATTTTAGTGGAACAAGTGAGGAAGTTTATGGCAACTGGAATGCTCCAAAAGCTGTGGCAGCTGCAGCCGTAATATATAGCCTCCGCTGCTTGGTGGATGCCGATATTCCTCTCAACCAAGGTTGTCTAGCACCAGTGAAGATTCACATTCCACCAGGATCATTCCTCTCTCCGAGTGACAAGGCTGCAGTGGTTTCTGGCAATGTTCTAACATCACAGCGGCTAACTGATGTTATACTAACTGCATTTCAAGCATGTGCGTGTTCACAAGGCTGCATGAGTAACCTCACTTTTGGTGATGATACTTTTGGTTACTATGAAACAATTGGAGGCGGTGCCGGGGCTGGTCCAACATGGGATGGAACCAGTGGTGTTCATGTTCACATGACAAACTCTCAAATCACTGATGTGGAGATTCTTGAGCAAAGGTATGCTGTGATTGTGCACAAATTTGGAATAAGAGAGAATAGTGGTGGAGATGGATACCACAAAGGAGGTAATGGAATTGTTAGAGAAATAGAGTTCAAGTGTCCAGTTACATTGAGCATTCTCTCTGAGAGGCGTGTTCATGCACCAAGAGGATTGAAAGGTGGGAAAAATGGAGCTCGTGGGGCCAATTTTCTTATCAGGAAAGATAATAGAAAGATTTATATTGGTGGAAAGAACACAGTTCAAGCACAAGCAGGGGACATCATTCAGATTTTAACTCCTGGTGGTGGTGGATGGGGTTTTCCtaagtga
- the LOC107624092 gene encoding peptidyl-prolyl cis-trans isomerase FKBP12, with the protein MGVEKQLVRPGTGPKPVPGQNVTVHCTGYGKNGDLSQKFWSTKDPGQQPFSFKIGQGSVIKGWDEGVLGMQVGEVARLRCSPDYAYGSGGFPAWGIQPNSVLEFEIEVLSAQ; encoded by the exons ATGGGAGTGGAGAAGCAATTGGTGAGGCCCGGCACCGGTCCCAAGCCTGTTCCCGGTCAGAACGTCACCGTTCACTGCACTGGCTATG GGAAAAATGGTGACCTCTCCCAGAAATTTTGGAG CACAAAGGATCCAGGGCAGCAACCTTTTAGTTTCAAGATAGGGCAGGGATCTGTTATTAAGGGATGGGATGAAGGTGTTCTTGGCATGCAAGTCGGTGAAGTGGCTCGTCTCCGG TGCTCCCCTGATTATGCTTACGGTTCTGGTGGCTTCCCTGCCTGGGGGATACAGCCCAACTCTGTTTTGGAGTTCGAAATTGAAGTCCTCAGTGCCCAGTGA